From the Chloroflexus aurantiacus J-10-fl genome, one window contains:
- a CDS encoding site-2 protease family protein, which translates to MFDFDPTSALRILAAEVMLVHSSEELANGDQRAVRCRGQLLLEAQAAHDTIVARAQALGYTPLFQHDPIGAAILFIPTPPKAPPSRLWLAVLLFVLTIASTMLVGGQEYIESTGQIVFNWGYALSFSASLLAILLAHELGHFIVARREGVAVSYPFFIPMPFFLLGTMGAFIAIKDLVPNRRALLAIGIAGPLAGLVVAIPVLAIGLSISEVKQVVPLPGSFTEGNSLLYAAMKILIFGRFLPSGGEDVYLHPVALAGWAGLLVTGLNLLPAGQLDGGHIFFALFGARAARIMSMIVAVALLGLGFLWSGWFIWAVMVALIGQQRSPLRNEISPLEGPWRWLAYLGLLTFILVFTPVPITVMTP; encoded by the coding sequence ATGTTTGACTTTGATCCTACGTCTGCACTCCGCATATTGGCCGCCGAAGTGATGCTGGTGCATTCCAGTGAAGAACTGGCAAACGGTGATCAGCGGGCGGTGCGTTGTCGAGGGCAGTTACTACTGGAGGCGCAGGCAGCCCACGATACTATTGTTGCCCGTGCCCAGGCGCTTGGGTATACGCCACTCTTTCAGCACGATCCTATCGGGGCCGCGATTTTGTTTATTCCGACACCGCCGAAGGCTCCGCCGTCGCGACTCTGGTTAGCGGTCTTGCTCTTTGTGCTGACGATTGCCTCGACGATGCTGGTCGGCGGGCAGGAATATATCGAAAGCACCGGTCAGATTGTCTTCAACTGGGGCTACGCTCTGAGTTTTAGTGCGTCGTTGCTGGCAATCCTGCTTGCCCATGAACTCGGCCATTTCATTGTGGCCCGACGTGAGGGCGTGGCCGTCAGTTATCCGTTCTTTATCCCGATGCCGTTCTTTTTACTCGGCACCATGGGTGCCTTCATCGCGATTAAAGACCTCGTTCCGAATCGACGGGCACTGCTGGCAATCGGTATTGCCGGTCCACTCGCCGGATTAGTCGTCGCCATTCCGGTTCTGGCAATTGGGCTGAGCATCTCGGAAGTGAAGCAGGTAGTGCCGCTCCCTGGCAGTTTTACCGAAGGCAATTCATTGCTGTATGCCGCAATGAAGATTCTTATCTTCGGGCGCTTCCTGCCCTCAGGCGGCGAAGATGTCTATCTCCATCCGGTGGCCCTGGCCGGTTGGGCCGGTTTGCTGGTGACCGGTCTGAACCTGCTGCCGGCTGGGCAACTCGACGGTGGTCATATCTTTTTCGCTCTGTTTGGTGCACGAGCGGCACGGATTATGAGCATGATCGTTGCAGTTGCTTTGCTGGGACTGGGATTTCTCTGGTCGGGCTGGTTCATCTGGGCGGTTATGGTCGCGCTGATCGGTCAGCAGCGTAGCCCGTTGCGCAATGAGATTTCGCCGCTTGAGGGGCCATGGCGCTGGCTGGCGTATCTTGGTCTCTTGACGTTTATTCTGGTCTTCACACCGGTTCCGATTACGGTCATGACGCCGTAA
- a CDS encoding fumarylacetoacetate hydrolase family protein encodes MNYAAHAIESLRAKGLPEKLPEYPVFFSKMPTAVNHPNAPVPLMADVSAQRDWEVELAVIIGRRGRNIPASAALDYVFGYTIMNDVSARDLQTRHQQFFYSKSLDGSAPLGPWIVTADEIPDPHALGIRLRLNGELVQNSVTRDMIFDIPTCIATFSRGVTLEPGDIIATGTPSGVGMGMTPQRWLKVGDVMEAEIDGIGVLKNVVSE; translated from the coding sequence ATGAATTATGCTGCTCATGCGATTGAGTCGTTGCGGGCGAAGGGGTTGCCGGAAAAGCTGCCCGAATACCCCGTCTTCTTCAGTAAGATGCCCACGGCAGTCAATCATCCCAATGCACCGGTACCGTTGATGGCTGATGTCTCGGCGCAGCGCGACTGGGAGGTTGAGCTGGCGGTGATTATCGGGCGGCGTGGGCGGAATATTCCGGCAAGTGCTGCGCTCGATTACGTCTTCGGCTATACCATTATGAATGATGTGAGCGCACGCGATCTTCAGACGCGCCATCAACAGTTTTTCTACAGCAAGAGCCTCGACGGTAGTGCCCCGCTGGGACCGTGGATTGTCACCGCTGATGAAATTCCCGATCCACACGCGCTCGGCATCCGGCTGCGCCTCAATGGCGAGCTGGTACAAAATTCGGTGACGCGCGATATGATCTTTGATATTCCCACCTGTATTGCCACCTTCAGCCGTGGCGTGACGCTCGAACCGGGTGATATTATTGCGACCGGTACACCTTCGGGGGTCGGCATGGGCATGACGCCACAACGCTGGTTGAAGGTAGGCGATGTGATGGAGGCCGAGATTGATGGGATTGGGGTGCTGAAGAATGTTGTAAGTGAGTAG